In Candidatus Didemnitutus sp., the genomic window TGCGCTTCTTGCCGTCGCGGTGGTTCACGTCGATCCACGCGACGACGTAGTGGGCCTTCAACTCGCGGCGCACGGCGCTGTTGTCTTCAAAAAGCTCGTGCAGGCGGCGGCACCAGATGCACCAGTTCGCGCCGAAGACGAGGAGCACATGCTTCTGGTCGCGCTTGGCGAGGCTGACGGCCTCGGTGACTTGGGCGGCGCCGTCGGCCTGGGTGTCGTAGATGTCGGGGCCGGCCTTGGGATATTCCGGCGCGGCGCGGAGCGAAACGGCGGCGAATGCCGCGAGGAGAGCGAGCGTGAACGTGCGCATGGGCGCGGACGTTAGCGGGCGCGGCGGCAAGCGCTAGAGGAATTTGCAGCGCGTCACTTCGGCCGCACCGGCACGAGAAAATCGAACTCGCACGCCGCGCCGCCGTCGCCGAAGCGCTCGTCCTGCCGGTCGAGATTCGGTCCACCGCTGTGGATGAACTTGGAGCGCGGCAGCCACGAGCCGAAGGCGTAGTTGATCGTCTCGCCGAGCTTCGCGACGGGCCCGCGGTGCGTGAAACACGCGTAGGTGCCGGCGCGGATGCGCCAGAGCGCGAACGGCGGGGCCGCTTGGCGCGACGGGGCGACGTTGATCGCGGCGAGATATTCCAACTCGTCCGGATGACGGCGGTCACCGTCGGCGGGACAGCGCACGGCGCCGTAGACGTATTGGTCGACCTGCGGTTGGAGGCTGGCGATCTGCGGGCAGAAGCGGCCGTAGAGTTTCGGGACGACGTCGGTGTTGTCGGCATCGGGCGACATCGGGCCGATGAAGCGCGCGGTGAGGCCGAGGAGATTGAGCGCGGGCAGTTCGATCAGGGTGGGTTCCATGGTGGTTTGACGGGGAAGGCGTTTGAGGCGGCGCAACGTGAGGCGCGGTCGCGTGCGGTTCCACGCGAGGCCGCCGCGGCGGCGGAATTCGCTCGGCGTGACGTCGAACGCGGCGCGGAAGGCGCGCGTGAAGGCCTCGTGCGACTCGAATTGGAAATCGAGCGCGAGCTCGAGGATGGGGCGGCGCGACTGGCGCAGTTCATCGGCGGCGGCGGTGAGGCGGCGCTTGCGGATGTAGGAGCCGAGCGAGTCGCCCGTGATCTCCGCGAAGATGCGGTGAAAATGCCAGAGCGAGAAACCGGCGCGGCGCGCGATGGCGTCGAGCGAGATCGGTTCGCGCAAGTGGCGCTCGATCGTGTCGGCGGCGCGAATGACGGCTTGGCGGTAGTGCTGCATCGGTGGGAACGCGGCGACTCTAGCAAACCGCGTGGAGGCGTCGCTTGATTTCTTGTGCGAATCCGTTTGGAGCGAGGCGGCCCGCGACCTCCGGGCGCGGGGATGCCGGACTATGCCGGCTTCCGCGCGAGCCAGAAGCGGCATTCGTCGGAGAAATCCTTCACGTCGGAGGATTCGGCGGCGATGCGGCGGCGCATCTCGTCCCACTCGTGCGTCCAGCCGGTGGCGGCGAGGTCTTCGAGAATCTCCGCGCGGTCGGGCAGGTGCATGAAGACGCGGTAGTGGTCGTCGTCGACGAAGTAGCGGTCGCCGAACTCGACGAGCGCCGGGTCTTGTTTGCCCTGCGCCCAGAGTTCGGCGTGGCGCGCCCAGTGGCGGCGCTCCGCCGGTTCGTCATCGCGATCGTGCGTGGTGAACAGCAACGGCGCGCCTGGGCGGAC contains:
- a CDS encoding helix-turn-helix domain-containing protein; translation: MQHYRQAVIRAADTIERHLREPISLDAIARRAGFSLWHFHRIFAEITGDSLGSYIRKRRLTAAADELRQSRRPILELALDFQFESHEAFTRAFRAAFDVTPSEFRRRGGLAWNRTRPRLTLRRLKRLPRQTTMEPTLIELPALNLLGLTARFIGPMSPDADNTDVVPKLYGRFCPQIASLQPQVDQYVYGAVRCPADGDRRHPDELEYLAAINVAPSRQAAPPFALWRIRAGTYACFTHRGPVAKLGETINYAFGSWLPRSKFIHSGGPNLDRQDERFGDGGAACEFDFLVPVRPK
- a CDS encoding thioredoxin family protein; its protein translation is MRTFTLALLAAFAAVSLRAAPEYPKAGPDIYDTQADGAAQVTEAVSLAKRDQKHVLLVFGANWCIWCRRLHELFEDNSAVRRELKAHYVVAWIDVNHRDGKKRNDKVNEAYGNPIQHGLPVIVVLDRNGHMLTTQDTGALEDGKSAHDPDKVVAFLRQWMPE